The sequence CACTCTCTTCTTTCCATCTCTCCCCAAACTGGTGCAGCTGTCCATCAGCCCTCCCGCAGTTCCCCCAGCTGTCTGCACTCCCTGAACGAGAAGCCCTATACAACAATATGGGTCGCAGGTCAAGAGAAAGAACAGGCTGCGCTCACAATGGACCAGTGGCGCCCAGTAAAACAATCATTCCCTTTTTCTCCTCTGCCCTTTCTCCACTGTTGCCGACAAACCTTTGGAGAGGtcgctggagagagagaggggggggggggggggggggggggtcctcttgGACAACAGCCTCAGAAgcatcttcctcttttttacAATTGCCTGAAGGACCAAAGTGATAAATACACTTGAACACACCAGCTCTTGCTCCCACCTCTCCAACTCAGCACTCTGCCACCCCGTTCTTTGTCTATTTCAAGAGCCATCATGCCCTTCAACACGACCATTGAAGTCAAAACTGAGACTTGTCATTAGTAGAATGATATGAATGGTAGGAGCCTTGCCAGTTCTGAGGCTCGTAATACTGAgttgttttttgtattgttttttgctTCAATGCTGAAAATCTAAAGCAATAACACTTATTGTGTTGAGGTCATCATTTCAAAGTATTGAAAGATATCGGATTAATTACTTTTCAACATCAGTATGAGCTGAaaccttttttccccctctgtatTAGTGCACGTAGAAGGACTTGAAGAATGAATCCGTGGCCTGCAGTGCTTTGGCATGGGTTGCATGGGAAAATGGAATATGCTGGATACAGAGGGAGAAAGTGAAAAGCCTCTGTGACATATTCACCTGTTCCCCAGAGCTGCTTTCCCATAGCCAACAACAGCCTCCTGTCTGACCTGATAAGACACCCTGGAGCAAACCCTTGAGTGAtgtcataacacacacacacacacacacacacttcctgccaCAGATCTCGGTCCCTGCCACAAGCACTCCTTTATTCTTGTATCATGTCTTTTATTAGTGAGCATGTCAGTATGTAGTATGAAACAGTCACTTTAATTAATTTCCTTTAGTTTGTGATTCCAAAATCCATCTTATGTGTGTAAAATGGAGTGTTTTTCATATATGCCGTGTTAAAGATGCTTTCACAGTACATTTAATTCAATTGTTTTTGGCATGACTTGGGTTTGTCCAAAAAAAGATGTAAAGTAGGTGAAAATGGTAGTCTCCTGTGAGCCCCTGAGACCCTGCAAAGGATTagcagttattaaaaaaaagtaccgTAGACTAATGAAGGGATTATTCTTGTTATTGTTCTAAAGCAAGAACAGACCTAAATTTCACCATGCATACTTCATGACAGGTGCAATgtcaaaatacaaacaaaaaactgtAATATAAGCTTGACTATACAACAATTCGGTTGGTTTCCATATTGGAGATGTGTTTCTCCTGTTCAAAGTGAATTatagaaagaaaatgacaaattCAGTTACTATGGAAATATCTTATAAgaatatttattcaattaagtgcaacagcaaaaatatttacagcagtacagttggacaaaaaaaatagacaCGAAATGGAAATTAGCTTGAAGAcctcaaataaataatttaaatacagtacagtTGCCAGGGACTGACAACAAAGCAAGAAGAAGGTGAAACAAAAACTGTGCTCAGAACTAATATGAAAGGAGATGGTACAAGAcattatcaaaaataaatattaaatacagatataaataaatgcattgctTTTACTCATGATGAGGGTTCTATTGGTCTCAGTTTAggttgaatgcatttttttcatttcaagttGTCTTTACGACAGAGATGTGATGTTCAAACAAATATAATCTAATGTAGTTTATGGGGCAGCGTCTTCAGAAAAATATTAATCAAATATTAGTGAATAAtctgaaaaaaagaataaatacacaatattaaaaGTTATGGGTGCATGTTTGTATCAGGTAGATTGAGATGAATCTCTGAGTATTCAGTTCTCCAGAGTACtagtaaataaaaatgcaaaccaCTTTCTCTATATAGTTAGTATACcagccaattttttttttttttacagcagttCATTCAAGAGCAGCGCTTCGCTCCTGGCTTCACAGCAGTCAGTCAGTTCAATGTTTGCAGTCCCCTCTCAGATGGTGCTTATCTGAGAGGTGATCAGGTGGGGGCTAAATGAGTCAAAGGTCACATCAATGGGAAGCTCATAGCGTGAAGCCTGAAAAAGTGGGTGGCCCTGAGGCCCCACTGGTAGACTGCCAGTCGTGGAAGTGGGGAAATTAGACGAGAGGTAGTGGGCATGGTGACCAGGGTGGGGTGCGTAGTTCCTCTCTGGCTCATGGGGAGAATGCTCTTGCTTCAGGGCAAAGCTGCCACTAATGCTCAGAGGGGGGGTGAGAGGCCCATCATATGGCGGGGTGCCACTGCTGCACTCGTTAGGGGAGGGGTTATCATATATAGGCCCCTTGAATCCCTTCATATGGAGGAGGTGGGATGCTTCCAAAGAGCCATAGGGGGGACTCGGAAGGCCAGGAGATGGGTAGCTGAGGGGATGCCCAGCCTGACCCCCGACCCCACCGACGCCTGGGCCTCCACAGTTTTCCTGCTTGTTGAGCAACATCGGACCGGGCCCCAGCTGCAAGCAGCCAGCCACGAGGTTACTGGTGGGCTGGGACAAACCTTTACACAGCATTTCCATAAAGCCGTGGCTCTCTGAAGACTGGCCACTTTCAAGAACCTCTGACAAAGCCCAGATGTAGTTACGGGCCAGACGTAGCGTCTCGATCTTTGACAGTTTCTGTGTCTTGGAGTAGCAAGGCATTACTGTGCGCAGATTTTCCAGGGCGTCATTTAGCCCATGCATACGCGAACGTTCTCTGGCATTGGCCTTGACTCGTCGAGCACGGAACCTCTCCTGTCTGGCTTtggtcatcttcttcttcttcgggcCTCTCCTTTTTGGACCATTTTCTCCATTTAGTCCAgtcccctcctcatcctcatcctcttcttcctccataTCCATATCCTCACTACCCAGTTCTGTGCAGGAGTGGATCCGGCTGCCTGCAGTCATTCCATGGCGCTCCCTCGTCTCTGGGCTTTCCTCTCCATCCTGAGAACTGgcatcctcatcctccagcCAGCTGAGTGAGGTCACCAGCTCGCTCACACTGCAGCTCTTTACAAATGGTTTTGTCATCATTTTAGTCTGAAaaataagaacacacacacacacacacaaaaataatcaataaatggcCAGATCAAAACAGTGTTTATTATTCATAACCTGATTGATTCAGCACAGGAACTACACCTTTAGTCTTAAAACACAGAATGGGCGCTCTCATTTCAGCACTGCGATGTGGACAGCTCCCAGGTTTTAGAGATGTTCGCTCTATTAAAAACACACCAAGGCTGAACCCCAATGACAATTTAAGCTGTTTTAAATTGAGGCATTGTGATTCTATCAGGATGGAGCAACTGTTTTAGAATGAGGTCGCTGAATGGTCTCCCGCTGTCGTGCTGCTTTGACCGAGACGCAGACAATCTGGGACACGGCGGGATTTACTCAGCAAATACAGATCAAAGATTGGAGACCTACAACTCAACGAACATGTGGACAAGCGGCCTACATTCTgcgtaaaaataaataattacattttacgTTAAAACCTGTTTTGAAAATACAATTGCGTAACggaaaaattaaattaaaacttcACCTGCTTGGATGCACCGCTTGGTCTGCGCAGAGGAACAGAAAACCtgtttgatttttaatttaagGAGTTCAGAGCGGATTATTCCAGAGACGCTTTTCTGTCTTCGTGCATCCACCCGTGTCCCAAACTCTTATTGTCTTCATACGGCCGTGGGTGCGCGTCCAACTTTCCTTTCCATTTGGGAGGAATGGGCTGCTATTTGGTCTTTAAGCGGGTTAGCCCCTCCCTTATGCGCCCCGCCCACAACATCCAAACGCGCGTGGCGGTCTCGTGGCATAAAGTTTCAGACAGCGAATAAGTGTGCGtctaggtgtgtgcgtgtgcgtgtgtgtttgtgtgtgtgtgtgtgtgaggacggGGTTGATTGAGCGCGCGCCCGGGATATTGTGACcaatcaatgcaaaaaacacgCACATAAAAAGTTATTTCATATTGTAACTTTTGCATTACAGATACATATCTTCATAAGGCTtgccatttgtattttatttttatctacaGATTATTTTCCCCTATAAAAATCCGAATGATTTGAGTGACTCACGTCATAATCTGCTGAAATAATtagacatttattttacttttattttctattaaattTCTGTCCTCCTCACATCCGCAGTCATTATTTCGTATAACGCATCTGGATCTGTCTCTCTCCATATCTAAAGCCTATGATCTGTGTCCCTCCTAACCGCGCGATGTATTGCCACCCTTAAAATCAGCCGCTCACTTTTAGTACCATGTTTTAACAATCTTAATTGATCCGCAAAATCTTATTGAATCGCCTGGATTAGGAGTTTTCCGCTTAATGAATGAAACTCGCTGCGCTGGACACGCTCTTCCATGTGTGCGTATATTTTGACAGTTTGGTCACTCATTCAATTGTTGTCTTTCATTTTGAAAGGGCCGATCTGAT is a genomic window of Brachionichthys hirsutus isolate HB-005 chromosome 2, CSIRO-AGI_Bhir_v1, whole genome shotgun sequence containing:
- the neurod4 gene encoding neurogenic differentiation factor 4 — its product is MMTKPFVKSCSVSELVTSLSWLEDEDASSQDGEESPETRERHGMTAGSRIHSCTELGSEDMDMEEEEDEDEEGTGLNGENGPKRRGPKKKKMTKARQERFRARRVKANARERSRMHGLNDALENLRTVMPCYSKTQKLSKIETLRLARNYIWALSEVLESGQSSESHGFMEMLCKGLSQPTSNLVAGCLQLGPGPMLLNKQENCGGPGVGGVGGQAGHPLSYPSPGLPSPPYGSLEASHLLHMKGFKGPIYDNPSPNECSSGTPPYDGPLTPPLSISGSFALKQEHSPHEPERNYAPHPGHHAHYLSSNFPTSTTGSLPVGPQGHPLFQASRYELPIDVTFDSFSPHLITSQISTI